A single genomic interval of Corylus avellana chromosome ca10, CavTom2PMs-1.0 harbors:
- the LOC132164479 gene encoding capsanthin/capsorubin synthase, chromoplastic-like, translating into MGTLLRLFSPPPAITADKFLASSPIPNNTYSRKSRYRIQSSKFGSFLDLKPESTQPECLNFDLPWFDPASARPQFDVIIIGTGPAGLRLAEQLSGYGIKVCCVDPSPLSMWPNNYGVWVDEFQSLGLEDCFDKTWPMSCVYINENKTKYLNRPYGRVSRKKLKTELIERCVSSGVIKFHKAKVWKIEHQEFLSSILCDDGKELKASLIVDASGFASTFTEYDKPRNHGYQIAHGILAEVDGHPFDLDKMVLMDWRDSHLGNEPYLRVNNSRLPTFLYAMPFDSSLIFLEETSLVSRPVLSYMEVKRRMVARLRHLGITVKRVLEDEKCLIPMGGPLPRIPQSVMAIGGTSGVVHPSTGYMVARTMALAPILADAIAECLGSTRMVRGKPLHHRVWNGLWPIERRYTREFYSFGMETLLKLDLNGTRGFFDAFFDLDPYYWQGFLSSRLSLQELVLLSLSLFGRASNPSRFDIVTKCPVPLAKLMGNLALETI; encoded by the coding sequence TGCTGACAAGTTCTTAGCCTCTTCTCCAATACCCAATAACACATATTCAAGGAAGAGTCGTTATAGGATCCAAAGCAGCAAGTTTGGAAGCTTCCTTGACTTGAAGCCTGAGTCGACACAGCCTGAATGCTTGAATTTTGATCTTCCATGGTTCGACCCGGCTTCGGCTCGGCCTCAGTTTGACGTCATCATCATCGGCACCGGCCCGGCCGGCCTTCGTCTAGCGGAGCAACTCTCCGGCTATGGAATTAAGGTATGTTGTGTCGACCCTTCGCCGCTTTCTATGTGGCCTAATAACTATGGGGTTTGGGTTGACGAGTTTCAGAGCTTGGGGCTTGAGGATTGCTTTGACAAAACATGGCCGATGAGTTGTGTCTACATTAATGAAAACAAGACCAAATATTTGAACCGCCCCTACGGTCGTGTCAGTAGGAAAAAACTGAAAACGGAGCTAATAGAAAGATGTGTTTCCAGTGGAGTTATTAAATTTCATAAGGCCAAGGTGTGGAAAATCGAGCACCAGGAGTTTTTGTCTTCCATTTTGTGTGATGATGGGAAGGAGTTGAAGGCAAGCTTGATTGTCGATGCCAGTGGCTTTGCAAGCACTTTTACAGAATATGATAAGCCAAGGAACCATGGGTATCAGATTGCTCATGGAATTTTGGCTGAAGTGGATGGCCACCCTTTTGACTTGGACAAAATGGTTCTCATGGATTGGAGAGATTCCCATCTGGGAAATGAGCCTTATTTGCGGGTGAATAATTCAAGGCTTCCTACTTTTCTGTATGCAATGCCGTTTGATTCAAGCTTGATATTCCTAGAAGAAACTTCTCTGGTTTCTCGGCCTGTGTTGTCTTATATGGAGGTGAAGAGAAGGATGGTTGCAAGACTAAGACATTTAGGAATTACAGTGAAGAGGGTTTTGGAGGATGAAAAGTGTTTGATTCCAATGGGAGGCCCTCTTCCCAGAATCCCTCAGAGTGTGATGGCCATTGGTGGGACTTCTGGGGTTGTGCACCCTTCAACTGGGTACATGGTGGCTCGGACCATGGCTCTAGCCCCGATCTTAGCTGATGCCATTGCCGAGTGCCTTGGCTCGACTAGGATGGTTAGAGGGAAGCCACTTCATCATAGAGTGTGGAATGGCTTGTGGCCAATTGAGAGGAGGTACACAAGGGAATTTTACTCCTTTGGAATGGAGACTCTGTTGAAGCTTGATCTGAATGGGACTAGGGGGTTCTTTGATGCTTTCTTTGATTTGGATCCTTATTACTGGCAAGGTTTCCTTTCCTCAAGGTTGTCTCTCCAAGAGCTTGTTCTGCTAAGCTTGTCCCTGTTTGGACGTGCCTCAAATCCATCCAGGTTTGATATTGTTACAAAGTGTCCTGTACCCTTGGCCAAATTGATGGGTAATCTAGCTCTAGAAACCATTTAA